From Nicotiana tabacum cultivar K326 chromosome 20, ASM71507v2, whole genome shotgun sequence, one genomic window encodes:
- the LOC107807402 gene encoding uncharacterized protein LOC107807402 codes for MDTTGSVSLLLWDRETRFLIGKSAKELKEGFLENTGAVDKYPYPVELNNILQRKFMFKVIIKTKNIHQQKEVYSIVKLTDEEQLINKYSPAQPSDDLTEPDFNNIQVLDGEKECEDSTEDNDTTDIAHTPDQIGITNVATMVEEDPNAQLSGNKMKRVFKKKKTT; via the exons ATGGATACTACTGGATCTGTTTCCCTATTGCTCTGGGACCGTGAAACCAGGTTTCTTATAGGCAAATCagcaaaagaattgaaagaaggGTTTCTTGAG AATACTGGTGCTGTTGATAAGTATCCCTATCCAGTAGAGCTGAACAATATTCTCCAAAGAAAATTCATGTTTAAGGTTATTATCAAGACAAAGAACATTCACCAGCAAAAGGAAGTTTATAGTATTGTTAAGCTTACGGATGAGGAGCAACTGATAAACAAATATAGTCCTGCTCAACCTTCAGATGACTTAACT GAACCTGACTTCAATAATATTCAAGTCTTAGATGGAGAGAAGGAATGCGAG GATTCCACTGAAGATAACGATACAACCGATATTGCACATACACCTGACCAGATAGGTATAACTAATGTTGCAACAATGGTTGAAGAAGATCCGAATGCACAATTGTCAGGAAATAAAATGAAGAGAGTatttaagaagaagaaaacaacatAA
- the LOC107763922 gene encoding replication protein A 70 kDa DNA-binding subunit A-like: MQKMATHIDFIKDITISKMQWKLKVRVVRMWEVPDRFNPDTIFSIKLVLQEEKGDRISASTGKSVLHLFKTQITELGLYNMANFIVCHNKEKFNTTKHRLRLTFTQRTTMAETTDSLFPINIFDLRPYDQLINKVDVNKAELFDVIGEIVNFSEVQTQNQGGISRKFMDIELEDDERKKLSATFWGEFIDEIIPHLLSANNQPIIVVMQLIKANKYQDSYSVRNTWNASKLWINPNFPQSDEFKTRLKVAKMHIFVSLILWFEKGSF, encoded by the exons ATGCAAAAGATGGCTACTCACATTGATTTCATCAAGGATATAACAATTTCGAAGATGcaatggaagttgaaagttcgtGTTGTCCGTATGTGGGAAGTACCAGATCGTTTTAATCCAGACACTATATTCTCGATTAAATTGGTTCTACAAGAAGAAAAG GGCGATCGCATAAGTGCTTCTACTGGCAAGTCAGTTTtgcatcttttcaaaacacaaattacTGAGCTTGGATTATATAATATGGCGAACTTTATTGTTTGTCATAATAAGGAGAAGTTCAACACCACGAAACATAGGTTGAGGCTGACGTTTACTCAACGGACAACAATGGCTGAAACAACTGATTCACTTTTCCCAATCAATATCTTTGATTTGCGACCATATGATCAATTGATAAATAAGGTTGACGTGAACAAGGCTGAATTATTTG atgtCATCGGAGAAATTGTCAATTTCAGTGAGGTACAAACGCAAAACCAAGGTGGAATTTCTAGGAAGTTTATGGATATTGAACTAGAAGATGACGA GAGGAAGAAGTTGTCTGCTACATTTTGGGGGGAGTTTATTGATGAAATTATTCCTCATCTACTAAGTGCTAACAACCagcctattattgttgttatgcaGCTCATAAAAGCCAATAAATATCAAG ATTCATATTCTGTGCGCAATACATGGAATGCATCAAAGCTGTGGATTAATCCAAATTTTCCTCAATCTGATGAATTTAAAACACg GTTAAAAGTTGCAAAAATGCACATCTTTGTTTCTCTCATTTTATGGTTTGAAAAAGGCAGTTTTTAA